One genomic segment of Pseudomonadota bacterium includes these proteins:
- a CDS encoding TRAP transporter large permease, protein MMLLVLLLAILVLIFVGVPIILCMGVVGLAGMLWLPGVNGALFPQRMFGMLDTYALLALPFFILAGSLMSHGGLSRHLVRFAHTLVGHFQAGLCHASIVSSMVFAGVSGSSTADASAIGSVVIPTMKEAGYKPGFAAALIACAGTIGAIIPPSMVMVVYGSMAQVSIGGLFLGGIVPGVLVGLFLMITVKIHTFLPSFSELRATRGNFDLCEVWRALIEVWPALLAPGVIVGGILTGVFTATEAGLIACFYAFLVSKYVYRELNFRDLPAIFLDAATVTSMVSGIIAMAGGFSWLLAYLQFNEIAIALITGLATTKTGVLVVLTVAMLILTMFVESMAILIIFVPVAVYIGSTFNVDPFQLGLIMVMSNQIGSTTPPVAALLFVTTSIARTTYDQTVRFVLPFIIAEVLVLFLVVFFEPVAAAIPNWVLK, encoded by the coding sequence ATGATGCTGCTTGTGCTGCTGCTGGCGATTCTCGTGCTCATTTTCGTCGGGGTGCCCATCATCCTATGCATGGGCGTGGTCGGCTTGGCCGGCATGCTCTGGCTGCCGGGCGTCAACGGTGCGCTGTTTCCGCAGCGCATGTTCGGCATGCTCGATACCTATGCGCTGCTCGCGCTGCCCTTCTTCATACTCGCCGGATCGCTGATGTCGCATGGCGGCTTGAGCCGCCATCTCGTGCGCTTCGCCCATACGCTGGTCGGGCATTTCCAAGCTGGCCTCTGCCACGCCTCGATCGTCTCCAGCATGGTATTCGCCGGCGTCTCGGGCTCTTCCACCGCCGACGCTTCCGCCATCGGATCGGTGGTGATCCCGACCATGAAGGAGGCCGGCTACAAGCCGGGATTCGCCGCAGCGCTCATCGCCTGCGCCGGCACCATCGGCGCGATCATCCCACCCAGCATGGTCATGGTGGTCTATGGATCGATGGCGCAGGTCTCGATCGGCGGACTGTTTCTCGGCGGCATCGTGCCGGGCGTTCTGGTCGGCCTGTTCCTCATGATCACGGTCAAGATACACACATTTCTGCCGAGTTTTTCGGAGTTGCGCGCGACCAGAGGCAACTTCGACCTGTGCGAGGTCTGGCGTGCCTTGATCGAGGTCTGGCCGGCGCTGCTGGCGCCCGGCGTGATCGTCGGCGGGATCCTCACCGGCGTCTTCACGGCGACCGAAGCGGGCCTGATCGCCTGCTTCTATGCGTTCCTCGTCAGCAAATACGTCTATCGCGAGCTGAACTTCAGGGATCTTCCCGCGATCTTCCTCGATGCGGCGACCGTCACCTCGATGGTGTCGGGCATCATCGCCATGGCGGGGGGATTCAGCTGGCTGCTCGCCTACCTGCAATTCAACGAGATCGCGATCGCGCTGATCACCGGCTTGGCGACCACCAAGACCGGCGTCCTCGTCGTCCTCACCGTCGCGATGCTGATCTTGACCATGTTCGTCGAATCGATGGCGATCCTGATCATATTCGTGCCGGTCGCGGTCTATATCGGCTCGACGTTCAACGTCGATCCGTTCCAGCTCGGCCTGATCATGGTCATGTCGAACCAGATCGGCTCGACCACGCCGCCGGTGGCGGCGCTATTGTTCGTCACCACCTCCATTGCCCGCACGACCTACGACCAGACCGTGCGCTTCGTGCTGCCGTTTATCATCGCCGAGGTGCTCGTGCTGTTCTTGGTGGTGTTCTTCGAGCCGGTC
- a CDS encoding TRAP transporter small permease, protein MIETINRVIDRSIEWCVVAVFMFIVVVGGMQVFSRFVLNMPLAWSEEIQIYGHVWMIFLTIPIAYNRGAHILMNILLERMPAGIRRTIAILVDVMWLWLGLSITFFTMRLVRVAAYQMSPSLGIPMSYIYLGMIVGGAYLTLVALRKLVAHRHVRSIAVTPAQDAPL, encoded by the coding sequence GTGATCGAGACAATCAATCGCGTGATCGACCGTTCGATCGAATGGTGCGTCGTCGCGGTCTTCATGTTTATCGTCGTGGTCGGCGGCATGCAGGTATTCAGCCGCTTCGTTCTCAACATGCCGCTCGCCTGGAGCGAGGAGATCCAGATTTACGGACATGTCTGGATGATCTTTCTCACGATCCCGATCGCCTACAACCGCGGGGCTCATATCCTGATGAATATCCTGCTCGAACGAATGCCGGCCGGCATTCGGCGGACGATCGCGATCCTCGTCGATGTCATGTGGCTGTGGCTCGGCCTCTCCATCACGTTCTTCACGATGCGTCTCGTGCGGGTCGCCGCCTATCAGATGAGCCCGTCTCTCGGAATTCCGATGAGCTACATTTATCTCGGCATGATCGTCGGCGGTGCCTATCTGACGCTCGTCGCTTTGCGCAAGCTCGTCGCGCATCGGCACGTTCGGTCGATCGCCGTGACCCCGGCGCAGGACGCTCCGCTATGA